In the Ictalurus punctatus breed USDA103 chromosome 7, Coco_2.0, whole genome shotgun sequence genome, one interval contains:
- the slc16a13 gene encoding monocarboxylate transporter 13 isoform X1 — protein sequence MRAHHVHIIHSTVVMAMQQEKKHQLVEDVEAPDGGWGWAVVVALFMASALVFGLIRSLGVFFVEFVQYFGESAQAVSWITSIGVAMQQLLSPIGTAACNAYGARRVVMIGGVLSGLGFMLASQATTLTHLYLTMGLISGSGWALVFTPTIASVMEYFSTRRALAMGLGFTGVGLSSFVFSPLFQYLVDFYGWRGALLILGGLSFNIVASGALIRPLRPTKVVEMSKSNSVSDNCRSFFSRSCQYFELSLLLHRGFIIYSLAVTCFNAGYFIPYVHLVAHSRLVGFSEFQAAFVISSTGVTDILGRVVSGWASDLRHLRSLHLLTIWTALVGLFLLLLPLCSLQGHYAGLLTVSLAYGFCAGAMTPLVFSVVPEIVGMDRMVGALGLLQLIESVGGLLGAPLSGWLKDLTGSYVFSFVVASVFLFLGTIITMTLPYFCTCTNPLPLSLKKKTKNESTEADPLKQVLPVDSIENIQNPDRIPETLPSQNHLTETSLEVKDAPLSANRTESGATC from the exons ATGCGCGCGCACCACGTACACATAATA CATTCCACAGTAGTGATGGCTATGCAGCAGGAGAAAAAACACCAGCTAGTTGAGGATGTGGAAGCTCCAGATGGAGGTTGGGGCTGGGCGGTGGTGGTTGCACTCTTCATGGCTTCAGCCCTGGTTTTTGGGCTCATCCGCAGTCTGGGGGTTTTCTTTGTGGAGTTTGTGCAGTACTTTGGGGAGAGTGCTCAGGCTGTTTCCTGGATAACCTCCATAGGAGTGGCTATGCAGCAATTACTGA GTCCTATAGGCACAGCTGCTTGTAATGCATACGGGGCTCGTCGTGTTGTAATGATCGGAGGTGTTCTTTCTGGACTGGGATTCATGCTGGCTTCTCAGGCtacaacactcacacacctcTACCTGACCATGGGACTCATTTCAG GGTCAGGCTGGGCTCTAGTGTTCACCCCTACAATAGCCTCTGTGATGGAGTATTTCAGCACTCGGCGTGCTCTAGCCATGGGCCTTGGCTTCACGGGTGTGGGTTTATCCTCCTTTGTGTTCTCTCCACTTTTCCAATACCTGGTAGACTTCTACGGGTGGCGCGGGGCACTCCTGATTCTTGGTGGTCTCAGCTTCAACATTGTGGCCAGCGGTGCCCTTATTCGACCACTCAGACCCACTAAAGTTGTGGAAATG AGTAAAAGCAACAGTGTGTCTGATAACTGCAGGTCTTTCTTTTCCCGTTCCTGTCAGTATTTTGAGCTGTCACTGCTCTTGCATCGAGGCTTCATCATCTACAGCTTGGCTGTCACATGCTTCAACGCAGGGTACTTTATTCCATATGTCCACCTTGTGGCCCACAGCCGCCTTGTGGGCTTCAGCGAATTCCAGGCTGCATTTGTCATTTCCAGCACGGGTGTGACAGACATTTTGGGGCGTGTGGTGTCCGGCTGGGCCTCGGATTTGAGGCATTTGCGCTCGCTCCACCTACTGACCATATGGACGGCTTTAGTGGGTCTGTTCCTCCTACTGCTGCCCCTCTGCTCACTACAAGGGCACTATGCGGGTCTGCTGACAGTCAGCCTGGCATATGGCTTCTGTGCCGGTGCTATGACCCCACTGGTGTTTTCTGTGGTGCCAGAGATTGTGGGCATGGATCGTATGGTCGGTGCGCTAGGACTCCTGCAGCTTATTGAGAGCGTAGGAGGCCTACTTGGAGCGCCACTATCAG GCTGGTTGAAGGACCTCACAGGTTCTTACGTATTTTCCTTTGTGGTAGCCAGTGTGTTTCTCTTCTTGGGTACCATAATAACAATGACTCTTCCCTATTTCTGTACCTGTACCAACCCCCTGCCCCTATCACTAAAGAAGAAGACTAAAAATGAGTCCACTGAAGCTGATCCACTTAAACAGGTTTTACCTGTGGACTCCATAGAGAATATACAAAACCCGGATAGGATTCCAGAAACACTCCCGTCTCAGAACCACCTAACAGAAACAAGTCTGGAAGTGAAAGACGCACCTCTCAGTGCAAACCGGACAGAAAGTGGGGCTACTTGCTGA
- the slc16a13 gene encoding monocarboxylate transporter 13 isoform X2, with protein sequence MAMQQEKKHQLVEDVEAPDGGWGWAVVVALFMASALVFGLIRSLGVFFVEFVQYFGESAQAVSWITSIGVAMQQLLSPIGTAACNAYGARRVVMIGGVLSGLGFMLASQATTLTHLYLTMGLISGSGWALVFTPTIASVMEYFSTRRALAMGLGFTGVGLSSFVFSPLFQYLVDFYGWRGALLILGGLSFNIVASGALIRPLRPTKVVEMSKSNSVSDNCRSFFSRSCQYFELSLLLHRGFIIYSLAVTCFNAGYFIPYVHLVAHSRLVGFSEFQAAFVISSTGVTDILGRVVSGWASDLRHLRSLHLLTIWTALVGLFLLLLPLCSLQGHYAGLLTVSLAYGFCAGAMTPLVFSVVPEIVGMDRMVGALGLLQLIESVGGLLGAPLSGWLKDLTGSYVFSFVVASVFLFLGTIITMTLPYFCTCTNPLPLSLKKKTKNESTEADPLKQVLPVDSIENIQNPDRIPETLPSQNHLTETSLEVKDAPLSANRTESGATC encoded by the exons ATGGCTATGCAGCAGGAGAAAAAACACCAGCTAGTTGAGGATGTGGAAGCTCCAGATGGAGGTTGGGGCTGGGCGGTGGTGGTTGCACTCTTCATGGCTTCAGCCCTGGTTTTTGGGCTCATCCGCAGTCTGGGGGTTTTCTTTGTGGAGTTTGTGCAGTACTTTGGGGAGAGTGCTCAGGCTGTTTCCTGGATAACCTCCATAGGAGTGGCTATGCAGCAATTACTGA GTCCTATAGGCACAGCTGCTTGTAATGCATACGGGGCTCGTCGTGTTGTAATGATCGGAGGTGTTCTTTCTGGACTGGGATTCATGCTGGCTTCTCAGGCtacaacactcacacacctcTACCTGACCATGGGACTCATTTCAG GGTCAGGCTGGGCTCTAGTGTTCACCCCTACAATAGCCTCTGTGATGGAGTATTTCAGCACTCGGCGTGCTCTAGCCATGGGCCTTGGCTTCACGGGTGTGGGTTTATCCTCCTTTGTGTTCTCTCCACTTTTCCAATACCTGGTAGACTTCTACGGGTGGCGCGGGGCACTCCTGATTCTTGGTGGTCTCAGCTTCAACATTGTGGCCAGCGGTGCCCTTATTCGACCACTCAGACCCACTAAAGTTGTGGAAATG AGTAAAAGCAACAGTGTGTCTGATAACTGCAGGTCTTTCTTTTCCCGTTCCTGTCAGTATTTTGAGCTGTCACTGCTCTTGCATCGAGGCTTCATCATCTACAGCTTGGCTGTCACATGCTTCAACGCAGGGTACTTTATTCCATATGTCCACCTTGTGGCCCACAGCCGCCTTGTGGGCTTCAGCGAATTCCAGGCTGCATTTGTCATTTCCAGCACGGGTGTGACAGACATTTTGGGGCGTGTGGTGTCCGGCTGGGCCTCGGATTTGAGGCATTTGCGCTCGCTCCACCTACTGACCATATGGACGGCTTTAGTGGGTCTGTTCCTCCTACTGCTGCCCCTCTGCTCACTACAAGGGCACTATGCGGGTCTGCTGACAGTCAGCCTGGCATATGGCTTCTGTGCCGGTGCTATGACCCCACTGGTGTTTTCTGTGGTGCCAGAGATTGTGGGCATGGATCGTATGGTCGGTGCGCTAGGACTCCTGCAGCTTATTGAGAGCGTAGGAGGCCTACTTGGAGCGCCACTATCAG GCTGGTTGAAGGACCTCACAGGTTCTTACGTATTTTCCTTTGTGGTAGCCAGTGTGTTTCTCTTCTTGGGTACCATAATAACAATGACTCTTCCCTATTTCTGTACCTGTACCAACCCCCTGCCCCTATCACTAAAGAAGAAGACTAAAAATGAGTCCACTGAAGCTGATCCACTTAAACAGGTTTTACCTGTGGACTCCATAGAGAATATACAAAACCCGGATAGGATTCCAGAAACACTCCCGTCTCAGAACCACCTAACAGAAACAAGTCTGGAAGTGAAAGACGCACCTCTCAGTGCAAACCGGACAGAAAGTGGGGCTACTTGCTGA